One window of Methanocalculus alkaliphilus genomic DNA carries:
- the mtnA gene encoding S-methyl-5-thioribose-1-phosphate isomerase: MQERTIWWEEGGIGLIDQTLLPGRYEHIVCATVPRLVEAIQRLEVRGAPALGVAGAYGVALACRRALQESPDTFRQSVQKDAGALRSARPTAVNLAWGVDQVLAAVMEEDEPVAAAELARSLAEALADEDEAVCRRIGSHGAEIIPDGATVLTHCNAGALACSAWGTALGVIRSAVADGKDVSVISCETRPLLQGSRLTAWELARDAIPVTTIIDSEAACLMQKGEIDLVIVGADRICRDGIFNKIGTYMHAVTARYHQIPFYVAAPKSTFDPSQTVGEVVVEERGRDEIASFSGVRTVPDGVPVRNYAFDATPFDLVSGIITEEGIITSPADHPWLLP; encoded by the coding sequence ATGCAGGAGCGGACGATCTGGTGGGAGGAAGGGGGCATTGGCCTTATCGACCAGACACTCCTCCCAGGCCGGTATGAGCATATCGTCTGTGCAACCGTCCCCAGGCTGGTCGAGGCGATACAGAGGCTTGAGGTCAGGGGTGCGCCTGCGCTCGGAGTGGCCGGAGCGTATGGTGTTGCCCTCGCATGCAGGAGAGCACTGCAGGAGAGTCCTGACACCTTCCGTCAGTCTGTTCAGAAGGATGCGGGAGCTCTCCGGTCTGCCCGGCCGACTGCGGTGAATCTGGCATGGGGTGTGGATCAGGTCCTCGCAGCCGTCATGGAGGAGGATGAACCGGTTGCGGCGGCAGAACTGGCACGTAGCCTGGCAGAGGCCCTCGCTGATGAGGACGAAGCTGTCTGCAGGCGAATCGGATCGCATGGCGCAGAGATCATCCCGGATGGTGCCACGGTACTGACCCATTGCAATGCCGGTGCCCTCGCCTGTTCGGCATGGGGCACTGCCCTTGGCGTGATTCGATCGGCTGTGGCTGATGGGAAGGATGTCAGCGTCATCTCATGCGAGACACGCCCCCTCCTCCAGGGATCGCGGCTGACGGCTTGGGAGCTTGCCAGGGACGCCATACCGGTGACGACGATCATCGACTCTGAAGCCGCCTGCCTGATGCAGAAAGGGGAGATAGATCTTGTTATTGTGGGTGCCGACCGGATCTGCCGCGACGGGATCTTCAATAAGATCGGTACCTATATGCATGCGGTCACTGCGCGATACCACCAGATTCCGTTTTATGTCGCTGCACCGAAGTCCACCTTTGATCCATCACAGACTGTTGGTGAGGTTGTCGTTGAGGAACGGGGGCGTGATGAGATAGCTTCATTTTCCGGCGTCAGAACCGTTCCAGATGGTGTGCCTGTTCGTAATTATGCATTTGATGCAACCCCGTTTGATCTCGTCTCCGGTATCATCACCGAGGAGGGGATCATAACCAGTCCAGCTGACCACCCCTGGCTTCTGCCCTGA
- a CDS encoding CoB--CoM heterodisulfide reductase iron-sulfur subunit A family protein, whose protein sequence is MRRVVVIGGGVAGIQAALDVANHHIPVTLIEREPSIGGHMAQLDKTFPTNDCSMCILSPKMVDVQRHPLITIRTLAEVTSIEGEVGDFRVTVRQHPRYVETNLCTGCEDCVDICPVEVYNRFDAGVGVRKAIYKPHPQVVPNVVVRDSEHCIECGLCYDICGREAVLREDTEKTEVIEAASVIIATGYQLFDARRKEMFGYLRYPDVITSLEFERLINSSGPTGGEVRRLSDGAVPRSVVFVQCVGSRDMQIGKSYCSSVCCMYALKNAMLIREHHPEIEVTILYNDIRAYGKGYEEYCVRAEAAGIRLLRAFPGEVIAGDNDLILPLEDTETGEFISLHADMVVLSAGMEAEPDTQAIMEQLGIPLDQNGFVNTTDQKLDPVGTIRPGIYVAGTVTAPRDIPDSVMTAGAAAMRATRDTLTTGE, encoded by the coding sequence ATGCGTAGGGTTGTTGTCATCGGCGGAGGTGTGGCAGGGATCCAGGCGGCACTCGATGTCGCCAACCATCATATCCCGGTAACACTGATCGAACGGGAACCCAGTATCGGCGGCCACATGGCACAGCTCGACAAGACCTTCCCGACAAACGACTGTTCGATGTGCATCCTCTCACCGAAGATGGTTGATGTGCAGCGTCATCCTCTTATCACCATCAGAACACTTGCAGAGGTGACCAGTATCGAGGGTGAGGTCGGCGACTTCCGCGTAACTGTCCGGCAGCACCCACGGTACGTTGAGACAAATCTCTGTACCGGGTGTGAGGACTGCGTCGATATCTGCCCCGTCGAGGTGTATAACCGGTTTGATGCAGGTGTCGGTGTCCGCAAGGCAATCTACAAGCCGCACCCCCAGGTTGTGCCAAACGTCGTCGTCCGGGATTCAGAGCACTGCATAGAATGCGGTCTCTGCTATGATATCTGCGGCCGTGAAGCAGTTCTCCGTGAGGACACGGAGAAGACGGAGGTGATCGAGGCGGCGAGTGTCATCATCGCCACCGGCTATCAGCTCTTCGATGCCAGGCGCAAGGAGATGTTTGGATACCTCAGGTATCCGGATGTCATCACAAGCCTTGAATTTGAACGCCTGATCAATTCGAGCGGACCAACCGGGGGAGAGGTGCGGAGACTCTCGGATGGTGCAGTACCACGCTCCGTCGTCTTCGTCCAGTGTGTCGGATCACGTGATATGCAGATTGGCAAGAGCTACTGCTCAAGCGTCTGCTGCATGTACGCACTGAAGAATGCGATGCTCATCCGTGAACATCACCCCGAAATCGAGGTAACTATCCTTTACAACGATATCCGTGCCTATGGAAAAGGATATGAGGAGTATTGTGTCCGTGCCGAGGCGGCCGGAATCCGACTACTCCGTGCCTTCCCGGGAGAGGTGATCGCAGGCGACAATGATCTCATCCTGCCCCTTGAGGATACGGAGACCGGCGAGTTCATCAGCCTCCATGCAGATATGGTCGTCCTCTCAGCCGGGATGGAAGCTGAGCCGGATACACAGGCGATTATGGAGCAGCTCGGTATCCCTCTTGATCAGAACGGTTTTGTGAACACAACCGACCAAAAGCTCGATCCCGTCGGGACTATCCGGCCGGGGATCTATGTCGCAGGCACGGTCACCGCCCCACGTGATATACCGGATTCGGTGATGACGGCGGGTGCTGCGGCAATGAGAGCTACCCGCGATACCCTGACGACTGGTGAGTGA
- a CDS encoding gamma carbonic anhydrase family protein, with amino-acid sequence MCNGGSLSSCIFVAGNSTIVGDVTFGNDVSVWFGAVIRGDRERIVIGDGSNVQDNAVIHGSTGHPTLIGSQVSVGHGAILHGCTISDEVLIGMGAIVMNGAVIGAGSIIGAGAVVTEGKVIPPHSLVLGVPGKILAETTEEQRASILKNATDYIELAGRHRDA; translated from the coding sequence ATGTGTAATGGTGGAAGCCTCAGCTCCTGCATCTTCGTCGCAGGGAACAGCACCATCGTTGGTGATGTGACCTTCGGCAACGATGTGAGCGTCTGGTTTGGTGCCGTGATCCGGGGAGACCGCGAGCGGATCGTCATCGGTGATGGATCAAATGTCCAGGATAACGCTGTCATCCATGGAAGTACCGGCCATCCAACGCTCATTGGTTCACAGGTATCTGTCGGCCACGGGGCGATTCTGCATGGCTGCACCATCTCAGATGAGGTCCTCATCGGAATGGGGGCAATCGTCATGAACGGAGCAGTGATCGGAGCCGGGAGTATCATCGGTGCCGGAGCTGTCGTCACCGAAGGGAAGGTCATTCCACCACATTCCCTTGTTCTTGGCGTTCCCGGAAAGATCCTCGCGGAGACGACAGAGGAGCAGCGCGCATCCATCCTGAAGAACGCAACCGACTATATCGAACTCGCAGGGAGGCACAGGGATGCGTAG
- a CDS encoding phosphopantetheine adenylyltransferase has protein sequence MNVMVGGTFDPLHAGHRVLLSRSFEIAGRAGTVTIGLTSDEFVQKKSHPVRPYDTRKRELICWIGSMDFEASYTVECLSDQYGSALNDDFDALVVSEETFPVAEEINRLREEMGKKRVDIYTIQCILADDGKIVSSTRIYRGEIDPDGHLIR, from the coding sequence ATGAACGTTATGGTAGGGGGCACCTTTGATCCGCTCCATGCCGGCCACCGGGTTCTCCTCAGCAGATCGTTTGAGATTGCCGGAAGAGCCGGTACTGTCACCATCGGACTGACATCCGATGAATTTGTGCAGAAGAAGAGCCACCCGGTCCGCCCTTATGACACTCGTAAAAGAGAACTGATCTGCTGGATCGGGTCGATGGATTTTGAGGCTTCATATACCGTTGAATGCCTCTCAGACCAGTATGGGTCAGCCCTTAACGATGATTTTGACGCACTCGTCGTCTCAGAAGAGACCTTTCCCGTTGCCGAGGAGATAAACAGGCTGCGGGAGGAGATGGGAAAAAAGCGGGTTGATATCTATACGATCCAGTGCATCCTCGCAGACGATGGAAAGATCGTCTCCAGTACCCGGATCTATCGGGGGGAGATAGATCCCGATGGCCACCTGATCAGATGA
- the pyrI gene encoding aspartate carbamoyltransferase regulatory subunit, which produces MKRKPEEGLLISPIRNGTVIDHIDPGEGLSVLRILGVTGRTTECLSIATNVQSRQMGKKDIVKIENRELKKEEVDRISLVAPHASINIIREFRVEKKIGVEIPSLITGVIRCPNPGCISNANEPIESSFHCQSRGYRCRYCETLITRDIATYII; this is translated from the coding sequence ATGAAGAGAAAGCCGGAGGAAGGGCTGCTGATCAGCCCCATCAGGAACGGGACAGTGATCGATCATATCGATCCGGGGGAGGGACTCTCTGTCCTGCGAATTCTCGGTGTGACCGGAAGGACGACGGAGTGCCTATCGATTGCGACGAATGTACAAAGCAGGCAGATGGGAAAGAAGGATATCGTCAAGATCGAGAATCGTGAGCTGAAGAAAGAGGAGGTGGATCGGATCTCTCTGGTAGCCCCCCATGCCAGTATCAATATCATCCGGGAGTTCCGGGTTGAGAAGAAGATCGGAGTTGAGATCCCCTCCCTCATCACCGGGGTCATCCGGTGCCCGAATCCCGGCTGTATATCAAATGCGAATGAGCCGATAGAGAGCTCCTTTCACTGTCAGTCAAGAGGGTACCGGTGCCGGTACTGCGAGACCCTGATCACCCGGGATATTGCAACCTATATCATCTGA
- the pyrB gene encoding aspartate carbamoyltransferase, with amino-acid sequence MDHIISIKEVSREEIDDILNRAAAIDQGSFDPGALTGKILAVLFFEPSTRTQMSFTAAMQRLGGTVINLGSVEASSIVKGETLADTIRVVSGYADAIVLRHPKEGAALLASEFSTVPVINAGDGAGQHPSQTLLDLFTIRQSMPLEGIDVGFLGDLRYGRTTHSLAFALSHYGVRIHTITPQGLELPPSLVHDLQEAGTEIVVHEHIDDIIPSLDVLYVTRIQRERFPDPGSYASIASWYRITPEVLAGVRDHFILMHPLPRVDEIDPAVDALPCARYFQQAKNGVPIRMAMLQKVLQ; translated from the coding sequence ATGGATCATATAATCTCGATAAAAGAGGTGTCCCGGGAGGAGATCGATGATATCCTCAATCGGGCGGCTGCGATCGACCAGGGGTCATTTGATCCCGGTGCCCTGACAGGGAAGATCCTTGCCGTCCTTTTTTTTGAACCAAGTACCAGAACACAGATGTCATTTACCGCGGCGATGCAGCGGCTGGGTGGCACCGTCATCAATCTCGGCTCGGTAGAGGCAAGCTCGATTGTAAAAGGTGAGACCCTTGCAGACACCATCCGGGTGGTCTCAGGATATGCCGACGCCATCGTCCTGCGCCATCCAAAGGAGGGGGCAGCACTGCTTGCATCCGAGTTCTCGACGGTGCCTGTCATTAATGCCGGTGATGGAGCCGGCCAGCACCCTTCCCAGACACTCCTTGATCTCTTTACGATCCGGCAGTCGATGCCGCTTGAAGGAATAGATGTCGGATTCCTCGGGGATCTCCGGTATGGGAGGACGACGCACTCCCTCGCATTCGCCCTCTCACATTATGGGGTCCGGATCCATACCATCACCCCGCAGGGGCTCGAACTCCCGCCAAGCCTCGTCCATGATCTCCAGGAAGCCGGGACCGAGATTGTGGTGCATGAACATATTGACGACATCATCCCGTCCCTTGATGTCCTCTATGTCACCCGTATCCAGCGGGAGAGATTCCCCGATCCGGGCTCCTATGCATCGATAGCCTCATGGTACCGCATAACACCGGAGGTGCTCGCCGGGGTCAGGGACCATTTCATCCTGATGCACCCCCTCCCCCGTGTCGATGAGATCGACCCTGCCGTCGATGCGCTCCCCTGCGCCCGCTACTTCCAGCAGGCGAAAAACGGCGTTCCCATTCGGATGGCCATGCTGCAGAAGGTGTTACAATGA
- a CDS encoding protein-L-isoaspartate carboxylmethyltransferase: MIEEGDRVLLIGPKREYYLRAGPGKFGSDAGEIELSDLIGKEPGDEIRTHLGKVFSIRVPRPPDLFTHGKRSGAPMLPKDIGMVIAYTGMNRRDRVLDAGTGSGVAAIYFGGIAASVDTYEIRPEFARLAEKNIADARLDNVRIHPEDFLSATGSYDIVHLDMMIQPEHVAHAHTLLVPGGFFATYTPFFEQTFAVIDAAAELFAGEVHCYECMERELTRSARGTRPSTRVAHSGFLTIARK; encoded by the coding sequence ATGATCGAGGAAGGAGATCGCGTACTCCTCATCGGCCCGAAGCGGGAGTACTACCTCCGGGCAGGGCCCGGAAAATTTGGATCCGATGCAGGAGAGATAGAACTCTCCGATCTCATCGGAAAGGAGCCAGGCGACGAGATACGTACACACCTCGGGAAGGTATTCTCCATCCGGGTACCCCGCCCCCCGGATCTCTTCACCCACGGCAAGCGGAGCGGGGCACCGATGCTCCCAAAGGACATCGGGATGGTGATCGCCTATACCGGCATGAACCGCAGAGACCGGGTTCTCGATGCCGGGACCGGGAGCGGTGTGGCAGCCATCTACTTCGGCGGGATTGCCGCGTCGGTTGACACCTATGAGATCCGCCCCGAGTTTGCACGCCTTGCGGAGAAGAATATCGCTGATGCACGCCTGGATAACGTCAGGATTCACCCTGAGGATTTCCTGTCTGCAACCGGGAGCTATGATATTGTTCATCTCGATATGATGATACAGCCCGAGCATGTCGCCCATGCCCACACCCTTCTGGTACCAGGCGGATTCTTCGCAACATATACCCCGTTCTTTGAGCAGACATTTGCTGTCATCGATGCCGCCGCAGAGCTCTTTGCAGGAGAGGTGCACTGCTACGAGTGTATGGAACGCGAACTGACCCGGAGCGCGAGGGGAACCCGCCCATCAACACGGGTCGCTCATAGCGGATTTCTGACAATCGCCCGGAAGTGA
- a CDS encoding nascent polypeptide-associated complex protein: protein MMPGGMNPKKMKQMMNKLGMSMEPIEGVTRVTIEARDGTYIFDEAEVVGMTMQGVTTYQLTGTPRLEPARIADSEPVEVEISEDDVQLVAMQANVSEEAARAALKETNGDIAEAIVKIGMQ, encoded by the coding sequence ATGATGCCAGGTGGAATGAACCCAAAAAAGATGAAACAGATGATGAACAAGCTCGGCATGTCGATGGAGCCCATCGAGGGTGTCACCCGTGTCACCATCGAGGCACGGGATGGGACCTATATCTTCGACGAAGCCGAGGTCGTCGGCATGACGATGCAGGGTGTGACAACCTACCAGCTGACAGGAACCCCCAGACTTGAGCCTGCGAGGATTGCCGACTCCGAACCCGTTGAGGTCGAGATCTCCGAGGATGATGTGCAGCTCGTCGCCATGCAGGCGAATGTCTCAGAAGAAGCCGCTCGTGCAGCCCTGAAAGAGACGAACGGCGATATTGCTGAGGCGATCGTGAAGATCGGCATGCAATGA
- a CDS encoding PUA domain-containing protein encodes MRRIAEFQFGRGAGEALFPETCTFQYSTSKRIRYISDGGRRLATVRAQDGRLTLSYDGAERIHAFSAPPMGRVILHPEAVPFVLAGKNAMAKHVIGADPDIRAEDEVFVVDEEDTLLATGMAVLSGSEMLEFKYGGAVKVRQGRDKR; translated from the coding sequence GTGCGGAGAATAGCTGAATTTCAGTTTGGACGAGGAGCCGGAGAGGCACTCTTTCCAGAGACATGCACGTTTCAGTACTCAACATCAAAGCGGATACGCTATATCAGTGATGGCGGCAGGAGGCTTGCCACGGTCCGTGCGCAGGACGGGCGTCTCACCCTCAGTTATGATGGTGCAGAGCGAATCCATGCCTTCTCCGCGCCCCCCATGGGAAGGGTCATCCTCCATCCCGAGGCGGTCCCCTTCGTCCTTGCAGGCAAGAATGCGATGGCGAAGCATGTGATCGGCGCAGATCCGGATATTCGTGCCGAAGATGAGGTCTTCGTCGTTGATGAGGAGGATACACTCCTTGCGACCGGAATGGCAGTCCTCTCCGGATCAGAGATGTTGGAATTTAAGTACGGTGGTGCCGTAAAAGTACGACAGGGAAGAGATAAACGATGA
- a CDS encoding single-stranded-DNA-specific exonuclease RecJ — translation MAFTDDLRKASEIIRSASAVTILSHIDADGIASEAILRQAVSRLDIQTRSVFLRQLEPLMMKWVPKDDTLKIFVDLGAGQQNLIEEHGLVEDEVLILDHHISQPSNIEYRQVNCLPYGIGKLSAAGIAYFVAREMDSKNRDLAKLGVVGNVGDMMAREACGLVGPAREIALDGVTAGNVRITTHDLNCYGLSTRPIHICLSYSDDPIIPGISNNPNGAQAFLERLGITLRETDGRWRVWEELPDEERRTIASAIVEQLIAHGEPVNRIFGESYIFPDEAPRSPLRNASEYATMLNACGRWARPDIGSAVCTGDRDLQYRKAEHMLRHHRSVIRELFQYILDTGVARTDNLQWIHTGDRFPDTIVGIGAGMALSKLDWKRPIMVFCTLPDDPEVVKVSMRTVERVVARGIDLQAALCEASERVGGAGGGHAIAAGAYIPAGTEEVFVREIDDILARQSSPCAENS, via the coding sequence ATGGCTTTTACTGACGATCTCCGCAAGGCATCGGAGATCATCAGATCTGCATCCGCAGTGACGATCCTCTCACATATCGATGCCGATGGCATTGCAAGTGAGGCGATCCTGAGGCAGGCAGTATCCCGACTTGACATTCAGACACGGTCGGTCTTTCTCAGGCAGCTTGAACCTCTTATGATGAAGTGGGTTCCCAAGGATGACACCCTCAAGATATTCGTTGATCTCGGTGCAGGCCAGCAGAACCTCATCGAAGAGCATGGTCTTGTGGAGGACGAGGTTCTCATCCTTGATCACCATATCAGCCAGCCGTCAAATATCGAGTACCGGCAGGTAAACTGCCTCCCATATGGAATTGGGAAACTCTCTGCGGCAGGTATTGCATACTTTGTCGCCAGGGAGATGGACTCTAAAAACCGGGACCTGGCAAAGCTTGGTGTCGTCGGGAATGTCGGGGATATGATGGCGCGGGAGGCATGCGGGCTTGTCGGTCCCGCCCGTGAGATCGCACTCGATGGTGTCACGGCTGGCAATGTTAGAATAACCACGCATGATCTCAACTGCTACGGCCTCTCCACACGCCCAATCCACATCTGCCTCAGCTATAGCGACGACCCGATCATCCCGGGGATCAGCAACAACCCAAATGGTGCGCAGGCGTTCCTTGAGAGGCTCGGGATTACTCTTCGTGAAACTGATGGCAGATGGCGGGTCTGGGAGGAGCTGCCTGATGAAGAGAGAAGGACGATCGCCTCTGCGATCGTTGAACAGCTGATCGCCCATGGAGAGCCTGTGAACCGGATCTTCGGGGAGTCCTATATCTTCCCGGACGAAGCACCGAGATCTCCGCTCAGAAATGCATCCGAGTACGCAACAATGCTGAATGCCTGTGGACGATGGGCTCGTCCCGATATCGGGAGCGCCGTCTGCACCGGAGATCGGGATCTGCAGTACCGCAAAGCTGAACATATGCTCCGTCACCACAGAAGCGTCATCAGAGAGCTCTTCCAGTATATCCTGGATACAGGCGTAGCCAGAACCGATAACCTGCAGTGGATCCATACCGGGGACCGGTTCCCTGACACCATCGTCGGGATCGGGGCCGGGATGGCCCTCTCGAAGCTCGACTGGAAGCGGCCGATTATGGTCTTCTGTACCCTCCCTGATGATCCCGAGGTGGTGAAAGTCTCGATGCGAACGGTCGAGCGGGTCGTTGCGAGAGGAATTGACCTCCAGGCCGCACTCTGTGAGGCATCAGAGCGTGTCGGTGGGGCAGGTGGCGGACATGCAATCGCCGCAGGGGCGTATATCCCTGCAGGGACGGAGGAAGTTTTTGTCAGAGAGATCGACGATATCCTCGCACGGCAGTCTTCGCCGTGTGCGGAGAATAGCTGA
- a CDS encoding NAD(P)H-hydrate dehydratase, translating to MPYRTSEWVDERPVTPRLMQAIERNAVALGVSTLQMMESAGKALADRALIEAPAHVLLLCGRGNNGGDGFVAARYLARHTEVTCLALSGEREGDAAANLHALRRCGVPIHEITCRDDLLVHDPLFSSADLIIDALIGTGSAGPLREPVATCVRMAGESDAFILSADLPTPGISPDCILAFHRSKGDATDVADIGIPIEAECCTGPGDLLLIPAKQRGAHKGAGGKVLVIGGGPYQGAPYLAGLAALRAGADIVRVATPHPLDYPDLIHLPVAGGVIGDADTEMLITHAEEADVVLIGPGMGSRSHGVAIRVAEAARRVVIDADALRLPLPAGKETIYTPHAGEFERIFGRSPDGRSRQKAALVSAAASEARVVLLKGKTDIISDGGRVRLNRTGHPAMTVGGTGDILAGVAAGLFCRMPAFEAACVAAYANGVAGESAAEGVGDGMIAGDLLLFIARILYGESY from the coding sequence ATGCCATACAGGACGTCAGAATGGGTGGATGAACGACCGGTGACTCCGCGCCTGATGCAGGCGATCGAGAGAAACGCGGTTGCACTCGGGGTCTCGACCCTTCAGATGATGGAGAGTGCAGGCAAGGCCCTTGCAGACCGGGCGCTCATCGAGGCGCCTGCTCATGTCCTCCTCCTCTGTGGAAGGGGGAACAACGGCGGTGACGGGTTCGTTGCCGCGAGATACCTTGCCAGGCATACTGAGGTCACCTGCCTCGCCCTCTCCGGGGAACGGGAGGGTGACGCGGCGGCAAACCTTCATGCACTCAGGCGATGCGGTGTACCGATTCATGAGATCACCTGCCGCGATGATCTCCTTGTTCATGATCCTCTCTTCTCCTCTGCCGATCTTATCATCGACGCACTTATCGGGACCGGATCAGCAGGCCCCCTCCGTGAACCGGTCGCCACCTGCGTCCGGATGGCAGGGGAATCGGATGCGTTCATCCTCTCGGCCGATCTCCCGACTCCGGGTATCTCCCCGGACTGCATCCTCGCGTTTCACCGGAGCAAAGGCGATGCAACAGATGTGGCGGATATCGGGATTCCGATCGAGGCTGAGTGCTGCACGGGTCCCGGGGATCTCCTCCTCATTCCGGCGAAGCAGAGGGGAGCCCATAAAGGTGCGGGAGGAAAGGTCCTCGTCATTGGCGGGGGGCCGTACCAGGGGGCTCCCTATCTCGCCGGCCTCGCCGCACTTCGCGCAGGCGCGGATATTGTCAGGGTTGCGACCCCTCATCCCCTCGATTATCCGGATCTCATCCACCTCCCTGTTGCCGGAGGGGTCATCGGTGATGCTGATACAGAGATGCTGATCACCCATGCAGAAGAGGCGGATGTTGTTCTCATCGGGCCCGGGATGGGCAGCCGGAGCCACGGTGTTGCGATCCGTGTTGCAGAGGCAGCACGCAGGGTGGTTATTGATGCTGATGCACTCCGCCTTCCGCTCCCTGCCGGGAAAGAGACGATTTACACACCGCATGCAGGGGAGTTTGAACGCATCTTCGGCCGGTCCCCCGATGGGAGGTCCCGGCAGAAGGCCGCCCTCGTTTCGGCTGCCGCATCTGAGGCGCGCGTCGTCCTCCTCAAAGGGAAGACCGATATCATCAGCGACGGGGGAAGGGTGCGGTTGAACAGGACCGGCCATCCTGCGATGACGGTCGGGGGTACCGGAGATATTCTCGCCGGGGTTGCTGCGGGACTCTTCTGCCGGATGCCTGCGTTTGAGGCGGCATGTGTTGCAGCATATGCAAACGGTGTTGCCGGGGAATCTGCGGCAGAGGGGGTGGGTGATGGCATGATCGCGGGTGATCTTCTTCTCTTCATCGCCCGGATACTATACGGAGAGTCATACTGA
- the moaC gene encoding cyclic pyranopterin monophosphate synthase MoaC translates to MVEFTHIDEGHVRMVDVTGKPDVSRSATAEGRIYLSGETLAAIRDGTTLKGNVLATAEVAAILAVKETSAIIPMCHPLPIGGVSVGFTETNEYISATVTVRTYGKTGVEMEALTGVSVALLTIWDMVKSAEKDDGGQYPTTRIEGVRVLSKEKGTA, encoded by the coding sequence ATGGTGGAATTTACCCATATTGACGAGGGGCATGTCCGGATGGTTGATGTCACCGGCAAGCCCGATGTCTCCCGCTCCGCAACGGCGGAAGGGAGGATATATCTGAGCGGTGAGACGCTTGCCGCAATCAGGGATGGTACGACCCTGAAAGGAAACGTCCTTGCAACAGCCGAGGTGGCAGCCATCCTCGCAGTGAAGGAGACATCTGCGATCATCCCGATGTGTCACCCTCTCCCCATCGGTGGTGTCTCGGTCGGTTTTACCGAGACGAATGAGTATATCAGCGCTACAGTCACTGTCAGAACCTATGGAAAGACGGGTGTCGAGATGGAGGCGCTCACCGGTGTCTCTGTCGCCCTCCTCACCATCTGGGATATGGTGAAGTCGGCGGAGAAGGATGATGGGGGGCAGTACCCGACGACCCGGATTGAGGGAGTTCGTGTTCTGTCAAAAGAGAAGGGCACCGCATAA
- a CDS encoding 50S ribosomal protein L15e → MSRSMYSYVREAWKKPDETEVKALLWHRMQKWRRQGSVVRIDRPTRIDRARTLGYKAKQGVIVVRVQVRRGGRRKSRYVRGRRTARMGMARVTAGKSIQRIAEERAGRRYPNMEVLNSYWVGEDGVRKFFEVILVDRDHPSVRSDATLNWICDQKNRVFRGKTSAGRKGRGMRHRGKGTEKTRPSIRSHKNQGK, encoded by the coding sequence ATGTCACGATCAATGTATTCGTACGTCCGTGAGGCCTGGAAAAAGCCTGACGAGACAGAAGTAAAAGCACTCCTCTGGCACCGCATGCAGAAGTGGCGTCGCCAGGGATCGGTCGTCAGGATCGATCGCCCGACCCGTATCGACCGCGCCCGTACCCTCGGGTATAAGGCAAAGCAGGGTGTTATCGTCGTCCGCGTGCAGGTACGCCGTGGAGGAAGAAGGAAATCCAGATACGTCCGTGGCCGCAGGACTGCCCGGATGGGTATGGCCCGGGTCACCGCAGGAAAGAGCATCCAGCGGATCGCAGAGGAGCGTGCCGGCAGACGGTATCCGAACATGGAAGTTCTCAACTCCTACTGGGTTGGAGAAGATGGTGTCCGGAAGTTCTTCGAGGTCATCCTCGTCGACCGCGACCACCCATCCGTCCGGAGCGACGCGACACTCAACTGGATCTGTGACCAGAAGAACCGTGTATTCCGTGGCAAGACCTCAGCAGGCAGGAAAGGGCGTGGGATGCGCCACCGCGGAAAGGGTACTGAGAAGACCCGCCCAAGCATCCGTTCACACAAGAACCAGGGGAAATAA